One Dialister invisus DSM 15470 genomic region harbors:
- a CDS encoding lysophospholipid acyltransferase family protein, producing the protein MFKKIFYSVVRVLFNGLFFGIYGLHVEGRENIPRKGAIIVAPNHKSNFDPPIVGVAFKDRIIHYMAKEELFKNPIFGYILRQFGTFPVKRGSIDRMAIRRAILELKEGNALGIFPEGTRIQREGLGRFHSGMASLAFMSGVSILPVAVVGSVTMPRKCGPLAVLIGKPIEVKKQRADDEAVEALNKKVKEEIQKLTDEYMEKINTK; encoded by the coding sequence ATGTTTAAAAAGATATTTTACAGCGTGGTGAGAGTGCTTTTCAACGGACTCTTCTTCGGCATTTACGGTCTCCACGTGGAGGGACGGGAAAATATTCCCAGGAAAGGCGCAATTATCGTGGCGCCGAATCATAAAAGCAATTTTGATCCGCCTATCGTTGGCGTGGCGTTTAAAGACCGCATCATCCATTATATGGCCAAAGAAGAGCTCTTTAAGAATCCGATTTTTGGGTACATTCTCCGCCAGTTCGGTACATTTCCCGTAAAAAGAGGCTCCATAGACCGTATGGCGATCCGCCGGGCGATTCTGGAACTGAAAGAAGGCAACGCACTTGGTATATTTCCTGAAGGCACACGTATACAAAGGGAAGGACTCGGCCGTTTTCATTCAGGCATGGCGTCCCTTGCCTTCATGAGCGGAGTTTCTATTCTCCCCGTGGCAGTGGTAGGTTCTGTAACTATGCCCCGCAAATGCGGCCCTCTTGCCGTGCTCATCGGGAAACCGATTGAAGTAAAAAAGCAAAGAGCTGATGATGAAGCAGTGGAGGCTTTGAATAAAAAAGTCAAAGAGGAAATACAAAAACTAACTGATGAGTATATGGAGAAGATAAATACTAAATAG
- a CDS encoding NAD(P)/FAD-dependent oxidoreductase, whose translation MSSTGKKVAIIGGGVAGLLAAVTAADHGAKVLLFEKMDKVGLKMGITGKGRCNLTNNAPIMDFIAMTPGNGRFLFSAYKRFNNMDLLSLFHTWGLETKVERGGRIFPASDDAQEVRHLFMRLLHEKQVDVHLSEPVFHIQTKKGCAAGVVTGKGTYEADAVILATGGKSYPRTGSTGDGYRLAGELGHTVTKIRPALIPLVCEEAYCRELQGLSLKNVTLALAAGGRRKSEAFGEMIFTHFGISGPIVLSQSDMVTLWLSQGYPVTGYIDLKPALTEEVLDQRILRDLQKFRLKQMSNALSELLPRRLIDVVMKLSDIPAEIPAAALKKAQRIHLRQTIKKLPLTITKARPIEEAIVTAGGISTKEVNSSTMESKIVRGLYLAGEVLDVHAFTGGYNLQAAFSMGRMAALSAAGDKTDA comes from the coding sequence ATGAGCTCCACCGGTAAAAAAGTCGCCATTATCGGCGGCGGCGTGGCGGGACTTTTGGCGGCTGTCACAGCAGCCGATCACGGGGCAAAAGTCCTTCTTTTTGAGAAGATGGACAAGGTCGGGCTGAAAATGGGGATCACCGGCAAAGGCCGATGCAATTTGACGAACAACGCGCCTATTATGGATTTCATCGCCATGACACCGGGAAACGGCCGTTTTCTTTTCAGCGCTTATAAGCGGTTTAATAACATGGATTTGCTCTCCCTTTTCCATACATGGGGGTTGGAAACAAAGGTGGAGCGGGGAGGGCGCATATTTCCCGCAAGCGATGATGCCCAAGAGGTCCGCCATCTTTTTATGCGCCTTTTACATGAAAAGCAGGTCGATGTCCATTTAAGCGAGCCTGTTTTCCATATACAGACAAAGAAAGGATGCGCTGCCGGCGTGGTAACGGGCAAGGGAACCTATGAAGCGGATGCAGTCATTCTTGCCACCGGCGGCAAGTCATATCCCCGTACGGGTTCCACGGGCGATGGTTACCGTTTGGCCGGAGAACTGGGGCATACGGTAACGAAAATCCGGCCTGCCCTGATTCCCCTCGTTTGCGAGGAGGCATATTGCAGAGAACTGCAGGGACTTTCCCTTAAAAATGTGACTCTGGCGCTGGCAGCAGGAGGAAGAAGGAAGTCGGAAGCTTTCGGAGAAATGATTTTTACCCATTTCGGCATCTCCGGCCCCATCGTTTTATCACAGAGCGATATGGTTACGCTTTGGCTGTCACAGGGGTATCCGGTGACAGGATATATTGATCTGAAACCCGCTTTGACGGAAGAAGTTCTGGATCAGCGGATTCTCCGTGATTTGCAAAAGTTCCGTTTAAAACAGATGAGCAATGCCTTGTCGGAGCTGCTTCCCCGCCGCCTGATTGACGTGGTGATGAAGCTGTCCGATATCCCTGCAGAAATTCCTGCGGCGGCGCTGAAAAAAGCACAGCGTATTCATCTGCGGCAGACAATAAAAAAACTGCCTCTCACTATTACAAAGGCAAGACCGATTGAAGAGGCTATTGTAACGGCCGGCGGTATTTCTACAAAAGAAGTTAATTCTTCCACCATGGAATCGAAGATTGTCCGCGGACTTTATCTGGCGGGTGAAGTACTTGATGTGCATGCGTTTACGGGAGGATATAATTTACAGGCCGCCTTTTCTATGGGGCGGATGGCGGCGCTTTCAGCAGCAGGAGATAAGACAGATGCGTAA
- a CDS encoding bifunctional 4-hydroxy-3-methylbut-2-enyl diphosphate reductase/30S ribosomal protein S1, with protein sequence MKIYKARVMGFCYGVRKAMEIAENAAVSGQKTVTLGPIIHNPQVVARLAGKGISPVMSTDEITDETVIIRSHGIGPSCYNNLKRKKSVLLDATCPFVKRNQEIAKGLAAEGKKIVLVGEKKHPEMLSVAEWAGEAPYIVETMEDVEALPDLDEVHIVIQTTFSLSLADRLITAIKRKAGSVSVHKTICNATSDRQTAAGELARNVDVMIVIGGRNSANTGRLVEVCQAEGAVTHHIETAAELKKEWFHSQCKVGITAGASTPDWIIEEVFFIMEDMNEMLEQEEMNLDVHKGSVVEGKVVDLTDDKAWISFGYKTEAVLPLHEYSYPEPASLKDVLQVGDSLRVQVVSSVKEDSTIFVSKIKVDRLADWDVAKEAFDKGEPVECEGIEAIKVGLLVQLKSLRGFIPLSQGDLRFVHSLQSLVGQKFKAKILEVDPTKNRLVLSRKAVLEEQRTGELDVIEQAYENGEVLKGTVKKIMPYGAFVALNGIEGLLHISDVSWRKISKVEDVLQPEQVIDVKIKSFDREKQRISFSHKDCLPNPWETAVKDHEVDDIVGARVVKILEFGVIVELEDGLTGLLHINEMTQDHNKKPGDICRVGDDLTVRIIGIDEARKRISFSLVEAPVHEEAEVEAEAETEEKVEE encoded by the coding sequence ATGAAAATTTATAAAGCAAGAGTGATGGGATTCTGCTACGGCGTGCGAAAAGCGATGGAAATCGCGGAAAATGCTGCTGTTTCAGGACAGAAGACGGTTACTTTGGGGCCGATTATCCACAATCCCCAGGTCGTGGCAAGGCTTGCGGGAAAAGGGATTTCTCCCGTGATGAGTACTGATGAGATAACCGATGAAACAGTGATTATTCGTTCGCATGGAATAGGGCCTTCGTGTTATAATAACCTCAAGCGCAAAAAATCAGTTTTGCTTGACGCGACTTGTCCTTTTGTGAAGAGGAACCAGGAAATAGCGAAAGGGCTGGCGGCGGAAGGCAAAAAGATTGTGCTTGTCGGTGAAAAGAAGCACCCTGAAATGCTGAGCGTAGCTGAATGGGCGGGTGAAGCGCCGTACATCGTGGAAACGATGGAAGACGTGGAAGCCTTGCCGGACCTGGACGAAGTCCATATTGTTATACAGACTACATTCTCCCTTTCTCTGGCAGACCGCTTGATTACCGCGATCAAACGGAAAGCGGGAAGCGTGAGCGTCCATAAGACGATCTGCAATGCCACGTCGGACAGACAGACGGCGGCAGGAGAGCTGGCACGGAATGTAGATGTGATGATCGTTATAGGCGGCCGCAACAGTGCCAATACCGGCAGATTGGTGGAAGTCTGCCAGGCGGAAGGAGCCGTTACCCATCATATTGAAACGGCGGCGGAACTGAAAAAAGAATGGTTCCACAGTCAATGCAAAGTTGGCATCACCGCCGGTGCATCCACACCGGACTGGATCATAGAGGAGGTATTTTTTATTATGGAAGACATGAATGAAATGCTGGAACAGGAAGAAATGAACCTGGATGTACACAAAGGCAGCGTTGTAGAAGGGAAGGTAGTAGACCTGACCGATGACAAAGCCTGGATCTCTTTCGGATACAAGACCGAAGCCGTACTTCCGCTTCATGAATATTCCTATCCGGAGCCCGCATCCCTTAAAGATGTACTGCAGGTAGGAGACTCGCTTCGTGTGCAGGTTGTCAGCAGTGTGAAAGAAGACAGCACGATTTTTGTTTCCAAGATCAAGGTTGACCGCCTGGCAGACTGGGATGTGGCTAAGGAAGCCTTTGACAAGGGGGAACCGGTTGAATGCGAAGGTATCGAAGCAATCAAAGTCGGTCTGCTTGTACAGCTTAAATCCCTGCGCGGCTTTATCCCGCTTTCCCAGGGGGATCTCCGTTTCGTTCATTCTCTGCAGAGCCTCGTCGGACAGAAATTTAAAGCCAAGATTCTGGAAGTGGATCCTACAAAGAACCGCCTCGTCCTTTCCCGTAAAGCCGTTCTTGAAGAACAGCGCACGGGTGAGCTGGATGTCATTGAACAGGCTTATGAAAACGGCGAAGTGCTGAAAGGTACCGTGAAGAAAATTATGCCTTACGGCGCGTTTGTTGCGCTGAACGGTATTGAAGGCCTGCTTCATATTTCCGATGTGTCCTGGAGAAAGATTTCCAAGGTAGAAGATGTTCTCCAGCCGGAACAGGTGATTGACGTTAAGATTAAGTCTTTTGACAGAGAAAAACAGAGAATTTCTTTCAGCCACAAAGACTGCCTTCCGAATCCATGGGAAACTGCTGTCAAAGACCATGAAGTGGATGATATAGTCGGTGCAAGAGTGGTAAAAATCCTTGAATTCGGCGTTATTGTAGAATTGGAAGACGGGCTTACCGGCCTGCTCCACATCAATGAGATGACACAGGATCATAACAAGAAACCGGGCGATATCTGCCGGGTTGGCGATGATCTGACTGTCCGTATCATCGGCATAGATGAAGCCCGCAAGAGAATCAGCTTTTCTCTGGTAGAAGCTCCGGTTCATGAAGAGGCGGAAGTCGAAGCGGAAGCGGAAACAGAAGAAAAAGTTGAAGAATAA
- the cmk gene encoding (d)CMP kinase — protein MRKLAIAIDGPAGAGKSSVAKILAANMGYAYLDTGAMYRAVTYEVLRRELTEEKDIVALAAGMDMTVKPEADAMHVVVNGHDVTDYIRTPEVSARVSAVSALAGVRAAMVGIQRRQAAKGGIVLDGRDIGTTVLPHADVKIFLTASVHTRALRRFKEMTEKNPGMTLEEVEKDIRKRDWQDSHREVSPLKQAEDAVLLDNSRLTLEETAKAIMEICEKKWEVRRANV, from the coding sequence ATGCGTAAATTAGCTATTGCGATTGATGGACCGGCGGGGGCAGGAAAGAGCAGTGTTGCCAAAATTCTGGCGGCAAATATGGGGTACGCTTACCTGGATACCGGTGCTATGTACCGTGCGGTGACTTACGAAGTTCTTCGGCGGGAATTGACAGAAGAAAAAGATATCGTCGCACTGGCGGCAGGAATGGACATGACAGTGAAACCGGAAGCCGACGCCATGCATGTGGTTGTCAACGGACATGATGTAACGGATTATATCCGCACGCCTGAGGTTTCGGCGAGGGTGTCTGCCGTTTCCGCTTTGGCGGGCGTCCGCGCCGCCATGGTAGGGATACAGAGGCGCCAGGCTGCAAAAGGCGGGATTGTTTTGGACGGAAGGGATATCGGGACGACAGTGCTTCCTCATGCGGATGTAAAAATATTTCTTACGGCATCCGTTCACACGAGAGCGCTCCGCCGGTTCAAAGAAATGACGGAAAAGAATCCGGGCATGACTTTGGAAGAGGTGGAAAAAGATATCCGGAAAAGGGACTGGCAGGACAGCCATCGTGAAGTATCCCCTTTGAAACAGGCAGAAGATGCGGTCCTTTTGGATAACAGCAGACTTACGCTGGAAGAAACGGCTAAAGCAATTATGGAAATCTGTGAAAAGAAATGGGAAGTCAGGCGGGCAAATGTTTAA